A DNA window from Pseudodesulfovibrio thermohalotolerans contains the following coding sequences:
- a CDS encoding TRAP transporter large permease, with product MLTVAIVFFGLLLIGVPIGFVLGIAGVIGLVQVGGDNFLVMAPKRFFEGLNLFTFMAMPFFILAGEIMNRVGMTQRIANLADALVGYMRGGLAHSNMLASVLFAGMTGAAVSDTAAFGNTLVPAMVKQGYSRPFACAVTAAGSIIGPTIPPSNLMVIYGSLAGVSIAGLFAAGILPGLLICLVCMTLIVALGRKLGLPKKEGSPSLREILYAFRGSILALIMPAIILGGILGGVVTPTEAAAIAVFYALFVGVCIHRTLTFNDIVSMLIRTARITGVVFLIIASASILSWWMTFMQIPQQIADAFLSLSTTPWMIKAMILVMLLAIGMFMDINAALIILTPMLGTLTQAIGMNPVHAGVMIVLTLNISLMTPPVGACIFVLSSVTGERIERISASLWPFILVEVSILIITTFWTDLAMFFPNLLLDM from the coding sequence ATGCTTACCGTAGCCATCGTCTTCTTCGGTCTGCTGCTCATCGGCGTCCCCATCGGCTTCGTTCTGGGCATCGCGGGCGTTATCGGCCTCGTCCAGGTGGGCGGAGACAACTTCCTGGTCATGGCCCCCAAGCGGTTCTTCGAGGGGCTCAACCTGTTCACCTTCATGGCCATGCCCTTCTTCATCCTCGCGGGTGAAATCATGAACCGTGTGGGCATGACCCAGCGCATCGCCAACCTGGCCGACGCCTTGGTCGGCTACATGCGCGGCGGGCTCGCGCACTCCAACATGCTCGCCTCCGTGCTCTTCGCGGGCATGACCGGCGCGGCCGTGTCGGACACCGCGGCCTTCGGCAACACCCTGGTCCCGGCCATGGTCAAGCAGGGCTACTCCCGGCCGTTCGCCTGCGCCGTGACCGCCGCCGGATCGATCATCGGTCCCACCATCCCCCCGTCCAACCTTATGGTCATCTACGGCTCGCTGGCAGGCGTCTCCATCGCCGGACTGTTCGCCGCGGGCATCCTGCCCGGCCTGCTCATCTGCCTGGTGTGCATGACGCTCATCGTGGCCCTGGGCCGCAAGCTCGGCCTGCCCAAAAAGGAAGGCAGCCCGTCCCTGCGGGAGATTCTCTACGCCTTCAGAGGCAGCATCCTCGCCCTCATCATGCCCGCCATCATCCTCGGCGGCATCCTCGGCGGCGTGGTCACTCCCACTGAAGCAGCGGCCATCGCGGTGTTCTACGCCCTGTTCGTGGGGGTGTGCATCCACCGCACCCTGACCTTCAACGACATCGTGTCGATGCTCATCCGCACGGCCCGGATCACCGGCGTGGTCTTCCTCATCATCGCCTCGGCCTCAATTCTGAGCTGGTGGATGACCTTCATGCAGATTCCGCAGCAGATCGCGGACGCCTTCCTGTCCCTGTCCACCACTCCATGGATGATAAAAGCCATGATCCTGGTCATGCTGCTGGCCATCGGCATGTTCATGGACATCAACGCGGCGCTCATCATTCTGACCCCCATGCTCGGCACCCTGACCCAGGCCATCGGCATGAACCCCGTGCACGCGGGCGTGATGATCGTCCTGACCCTGAACATCTCGCTCATGACCCCGCCCGTTGGGGCCTGCATATTCGTACTCTCCTCGGTCACGGGCGAGCGCATCGAGCGTATCAGCGCCTCCCTGTGGCCGTTCATACTCGTGGAGGTGAGCATACTCATCATCACCACCTTCTGGACCGACCTGGCCATGTTTTTCCCAAACCTTCTGCTCGACATGTAG
- a CDS encoding TRAP transporter substrate-binding protein, with the protein MRIGKKLTVLIAAAALLLCSAQGVLAAKVIKMHHLNKNGAFDNPSGAAAVVFKNLVESGTNGEVKVQIFPSGQLGKDAEVVQQVKAGIIQLGVHSVGAVGSVYPMISVLDVPFAFPNHAVAYEVFDGPFGKKLGDDITAKTGLKCLGFSDSGGFFQFSNSKRPIKTLEDMKGLKIRTMGLDTHKMLVSSLGGQPVSIAWSEVYTSLQTGVADGQMNPVPIVEFAKLYEVQKYLTISNHLFAPHVWLMNEAFYASLTPAEKVVVESAAKTAIVVSRGVANAIEASDRGLPFLSSKMEVYTLPEAEKERFRAASQPAVKKYLEEAFGEEGKEMLNEFLKAIAEASK; encoded by the coding sequence ATGAGAATCGGTAAGAAACTGACTGTGTTGATCGCCGCGGCGGCATTGTTGCTGTGCTCGGCCCAGGGCGTCCTGGCCGCCAAAGTCATCAAGATGCACCACCTGAACAAGAACGGCGCTTTCGACAACCCGTCCGGCGCGGCCGCCGTGGTCTTCAAGAACCTGGTGGAATCCGGCACCAACGGCGAAGTCAAAGTCCAGATCTTCCCCAGCGGCCAGCTCGGCAAGGACGCCGAAGTGGTCCAGCAGGTCAAGGCCGGCATCATCCAGCTCGGCGTGCACTCCGTGGGCGCGGTGGGCAGCGTCTACCCCATGATCTCCGTGCTCGACGTGCCCTTCGCCTTCCCCAACCACGCCGTTGCCTACGAGGTGTTCGACGGCCCCTTCGGCAAGAAGCTGGGTGACGACATCACCGCCAAGACCGGCCTGAAGTGCCTCGGCTTCTCCGACTCCGGCGGTTTCTTCCAGTTCTCCAACTCCAAGCGCCCGATCAAGACCCTCGAAGACATGAAGGGTCTCAAGATCCGCACCATGGGCCTGGATACCCACAAGATGCTCGTCTCCAGCCTGGGCGGCCAGCCCGTGTCCATCGCCTGGTCCGAGGTCTACACCTCCCTCCAGACCGGCGTTGCCGACGGCCAGATGAACCCGGTGCCCATCGTCGAGTTCGCCAAGCTGTACGAAGTCCAGAAGTACCTGACCATTTCCAACCACCTTTTCGCGCCCCACGTCTGGCTCATGAACGAGGCGTTCTACGCCTCCCTCACCCCGGCCGAAAAAGTGGTCGTGGAAAGCGCCGCCAAGACCGCCATTGTTGTCTCCCGCGGCGTTGCCAACGCCATCGAGGCGTCCGATCGCGGCCTGCCCTTCCTGTCCTCCAAGATGGAGGTCTACACCCTGCCCGAGGCCGAGAAGGAGCGTTTCCGCGCTGCTTCCCAGCCTGCGGTCAAAAAGTACCTCGAAGAGGCCTTCGGTGAAGAGGGCAAGGAAATGCTGAACGAGTTCCTGAAAGCCATCGCAGAGGCGTCCAAATAA
- the thrC gene encoding threonine synthase, with protein MTKRPDHVTGMRCTLCGKTYLPEETGYVCPDHGNEGILDIEYDYDAIGRRISPESLAEDKTCTQWRYRALLPVLPETPAPAAAVGWTPLYEGRRLADSLGLDSLYVKDDSRQPTGSLKDRASSLAVMKAREAGASMITTASTGNAAAALAGMCAADGMPCTIFVPRSAPRAKVAQLLAYGARVFLVDGTYDDAFELCLSAAAEFGWYNRNTGFNPYMAEGKKTAAYEICEQLNWQCPDAVFVGVGDGCIISGLHKGFLDMHRLGWIDRLPRLMGVQAEGSDFLFQCWERGADPATFPAIRANTVADSISAGLPRDRVKAMKSVTGTGGAFLRVSDDAILSAIPELAKSTGVFAEPAGAAPLAGLHAALDQGLVERDSTCVLLVTGSGLKDVDSTIKACGPGPAVIAPTLEALEAAMKNQEY; from the coding sequence ATGACAAAACGGCCCGACCACGTCACAGGTATGCGCTGCACCCTCTGCGGCAAGACCTACCTCCCCGAAGAGACCGGCTACGTCTGCCCCGACCACGGCAACGAAGGCATCCTGGACATCGAATACGATTACGACGCCATCGGGCGACGAATTTCCCCCGAAAGCCTCGCCGAGGACAAGACCTGCACGCAGTGGCGCTACCGCGCGCTCCTGCCGGTCCTGCCCGAAACCCCGGCCCCGGCCGCCGCCGTTGGCTGGACCCCCCTCTACGAAGGCCGCCGCCTGGCGGATTCCCTGGGCCTCGACTCGCTGTACGTCAAGGACGACTCCCGCCAGCCCACCGGCTCCCTCAAGGACCGGGCCAGCTCGCTCGCCGTGATGAAGGCCCGCGAGGCCGGGGCCTCCATGATAACCACCGCATCCACCGGCAACGCGGCCGCCGCCCTGGCGGGCATGTGCGCCGCCGACGGAATGCCGTGCACCATCTTCGTGCCCCGCTCGGCCCCCCGGGCCAAGGTGGCCCAGCTCCTGGCCTATGGCGCACGGGTCTTCCTGGTGGACGGCACCTACGACGACGCCTTCGAACTCTGCCTCTCCGCCGCCGCCGAATTCGGCTGGTACAACCGCAATACCGGCTTCAACCCCTACATGGCGGAAGGCAAGAAGACCGCAGCCTACGAAATCTGCGAACAGTTGAACTGGCAGTGCCCGGACGCCGTGTTCGTGGGCGTGGGCGACGGATGCATCATCTCCGGCCTGCACAAGGGCTTTCTCGACATGCACCGCCTCGGTTGGATCGACCGCCTTCCCCGGCTCATGGGCGTCCAGGCCGAAGGCAGCGACTTTCTGTTCCAGTGCTGGGAGCGGGGAGCCGATCCGGCAACTTTTCCGGCCATCCGGGCCAATACCGTGGCCGACTCCATCTCGGCGGGCCTGCCCCGCGACCGGGTGAAGGCCATGAAAAGCGTGACCGGCACGGGCGGGGCGTTCCTGCGCGTGTCCGACGACGCCATCCTCTCGGCCATCCCCGAACTGGCCAAAAGCACCGGCGTCTTCGCCGAACCCGCAGGGGCCGCGCCCCTGGCCGGTCTGCACGCCGCCCTGGACCAGGGATTGGTGGAACGCGACTCGACCTGCGTGCTCCTCGTCACCGGCTCCGGCCTCAAGGACGTGGACTCGACCATCAAGGCGTGCGGCCCGGGACCGGCGGTCATCGCGCCGACTCTGGAAGCTCTCGAAGCAGCAATGAAAAACCAAGAATATTAA
- a CDS encoding pyridoxal-phosphate dependent enzyme — protein sequence MLDLTINQQGLESAVACAREKNIVIPTLEQMCHPERIPASIKEKLGSLGLWDLDPLNLFRITWKNEPAASGGEYGGVNHIELPSSLTGVPARIVLLVGKWFPTGAHKVGAAFGCLAPRLVTGQFDPRKQKAVWPSTGNYCRGGAYDSNLLGCESIAILPEGMSQERFDWLSKVAGETIKTPGSESNVKEIFDKCWELRNSGDDIMIFNQFDDMGNYLWHYTVTGRAMAELVESLTDDADKRFRGVVLSTGSGGTLASGDYLKQQFPHLKVAACEALQCPTLLNNGFGAHRIEGIGDKHVPWVHNVRNTDMAIAVDDEVPMDLIRLFNEPAGIEALKAQGVPAEIAENLNLLGISSVANMISAVKFAKYYELGEDDVVLTVATDSMEMYQSRLAELTAERGEYDADDAAYSRGVLASTTIDNMLELGYYDKKRIHNLKYYTWIEQQGMAFEDIQAQWYDEHYWENIQKLAPEVDKLINEFNARTGLLEG from the coding sequence ATGCTTGACCTGACCATCAACCAGCAGGGCCTGGAAAGCGCCGTGGCCTGCGCTCGCGAAAAGAATATCGTCATCCCCACCCTGGAGCAGATGTGCCACCCCGAGCGGATTCCGGCCTCCATCAAGGAGAAGCTCGGCTCCCTCGGCCTGTGGGACCTCGACCCGCTCAACCTCTTCCGCATCACCTGGAAGAACGAGCCTGCGGCCAGCGGAGGCGAATACGGCGGCGTCAACCACATCGAGCTGCCCTCGTCCCTGACCGGCGTGCCCGCGCGCATCGTCCTGCTGGTGGGCAAGTGGTTCCCCACCGGAGCCCACAAGGTCGGCGCGGCCTTCGGCTGCCTGGCCCCCCGTCTGGTCACCGGCCAGTTCGACCCGCGCAAGCAGAAGGCCGTCTGGCCTTCCACGGGCAACTACTGCCGCGGCGGCGCCTATGACTCCAACCTGCTCGGCTGCGAGTCCATCGCCATCCTGCCCGAAGGCATGAGCCAGGAACGGTTCGACTGGCTGTCCAAGGTGGCGGGCGAGACCATCAAGACCCCGGGTTCCGAGTCCAACGTCAAGGAAATCTTCGACAAGTGCTGGGAACTGCGCAACTCCGGCGATGACATCATGATCTTCAACCAGTTCGACGACATGGGCAACTACCTGTGGCACTACACCGTCACCGGCCGGGCCATGGCCGAACTGGTCGAAAGCCTGACCGACGACGCCGACAAGCGGTTCCGGGGCGTGGTCCTGTCCACCGGCTCCGGCGGCACTCTGGCCAGCGGCGACTACCTCAAGCAGCAATTCCCCCACCTCAAGGTGGCCGCCTGCGAGGCACTTCAGTGCCCCACTCTGCTCAACAACGGCTTCGGCGCGCACCGCATCGAGGGCATCGGCGACAAGCACGTGCCCTGGGTTCACAACGTGCGCAACACCGACATGGCCATCGCCGTGGACGACGAAGTCCCCATGGACCTCATCCGCCTGTTCAACGAGCCCGCTGGCATCGAAGCCCTCAAGGCGCAGGGCGTCCCGGCCGAGATCGCCGAGAACCTGAACCTGCTCGGCATCTCCTCGGTGGCCAACATGATCTCCGCCGTGAAGTTCGCCAAATACTACGAACTGGGCGAGGACGACGTGGTCTTGACCGTGGCCACGGACTCCATGGAGATGTACCAGAGCCGCCTGGCCGAGCTGACCGCCGAACGCGGCGAATACGACGCCGACGACGCCGCCTACTCCCGCGGAGTGCTGGCCTCCACCACCATCGACAACATGCTGGAGCTGGGCTACTACGACAAAAAGCGCATCCACAACCTCAAGTACTACACCTGGATCGAACAGCAGGGCATGGCCTTCGAAGACATCCAGGCCCAGTGGTACGACGAGCATTACTGGGAAAACATCCAGAAGCTCGCCCCCGAAGTGGACAAGCTCATCAACGAATTCAACGCCCGGACCGGCCTGCTCGAAGGCTAG
- a CDS encoding YgeY family selenium metabolism-linked hydrolase: MSNKEKYGNLSVALCQELVSLPSVSGEEGDVAKALAAAMEANGFHRVTIDRYGNVIGRIKGDKPGPCILFDGHMDVVPVPDPSAWTQSPFGGDIVDGKVYGRGTSDMKGALSAMVGAAAWFAKETRGKFAGEICVAGVVHEELFEGIAAREISAEVKPDFVIIGEASELNLKIGQRGRAEIVVETMGVPAHSANPDKGVNAVHLMTDLIREIDGIEDPEQPVLGKGICVLTDIKSTPYPGSSVVPSGCRATYDRRLLVGETPESVLAPFNEAISRLSEANPDFKAKVYFAKGKEQCYTGVHIQGERFFPGWLYDADAPFVAATLAGLEEAGLAPGLSHYSFCTNGSHYAGEAGIRTLGYGPSRENLAHTIDEHIEVDQLHKVTVGYKAIIEALLRCE, encoded by the coding sequence ATGTCCAACAAGGAAAAATACGGCAACCTGAGCGTTGCGCTGTGCCAGGAGCTGGTCTCCCTGCCCAGCGTCTCCGGCGAGGAGGGCGACGTCGCCAAGGCCCTGGCCGCCGCCATGGAGGCCAACGGCTTCCACCGCGTCACGATTGACCGCTACGGCAACGTCATCGGCCGCATCAAGGGCGACAAGCCCGGCCCGTGCATCCTCTTCGACGGCCACATGGATGTGGTTCCCGTGCCCGATCCGTCCGCCTGGACCCAGTCCCCCTTCGGCGGCGACATCGTGGACGGCAAGGTCTACGGACGCGGCACCTCCGACATGAAGGGCGCCCTGTCCGCCATGGTCGGGGCCGCGGCGTGGTTCGCCAAGGAAACCAGGGGCAAGTTCGCGGGTGAAATCTGCGTGGCGGGCGTGGTCCACGAGGAGCTCTTCGAGGGCATCGCCGCCCGCGAAATCTCCGCCGAGGTCAAGCCCGACTTCGTCATCATCGGCGAGGCGTCCGAGCTGAACCTCAAGATCGGGCAAAGGGGCCGCGCCGAGATAGTGGTCGAGACCATGGGCGTCCCGGCCCACTCGGCCAATCCCGACAAGGGCGTCAACGCGGTCCACCTGATGACCGACCTCATCCGCGAGATCGACGGGATCGAGGACCCCGAGCAGCCCGTGCTCGGCAAGGGCATCTGCGTGCTCACGGACATCAAGTCCACACCCTACCCAGGCTCGTCCGTGGTGCCCAGCGGCTGCCGGGCCACCTACGACCGCAGGCTTCTGGTGGGCGAGACCCCGGAATCGGTCCTGGCCCCGTTCAACGAGGCCATCAGCCGGCTCTCCGAGGCCAACCCGGACTTCAAGGCCAAGGTCTACTTCGCCAAGGGCAAGGAGCAATGCTACACCGGCGTGCACATCCAGGGCGAACGGTTCTTCCCCGGCTGGCTCTATGACGCCGACGCCCCCTTCGTGGCCGCCACCCTGGCCGGTCTGGAAGAGGCCGGACTCGCTCCCGGGCTGTCCCATTACTCCTTCTGCACCAACGGCAGCCACTACGCGGGCGAGGCGGGAATCCGCACACTGGGCTACGGCCCCTCCCGCGAAAACCTGGCCCACACCATCGACGAGCACATCGAGGTGGACCAACTGCACAAGGTGACCGTGGGCTACAAGGCCATCATCGAAGCCCTGCTCCGGTGCGAGTAA
- a CDS encoding N-acyl-D-amino-acid deacylase family protein: MSIRINNARIIDGSGKPSVPGGVRVENGLITHVGTDLPEADETIDAKGRVVCPGFIDTHSHSDLVVMEDPFILPKIRQGVTTEILGQDGVSMAPLPHRHIQAWRKNLGGLEGESDTLDWGWQTTGGYLDRLEQGGVGTNVCYLVPHGNVRMEAMGLDDRKAGPNELRLLQAVLRRELEAGAFGLSTGLIYPPCTYADKAEMEALCSVAAEFGRPLVIHQRSEADTILESMAEVLDIARSTGVHVHFSHFKICGKNNADKFERVLGLLDRAADEGLKVTIDQYPYVAGSTMLGAILPPWAHAGGTDRLLERLTDETARARMLRDIRQGINGWDNFVAFAGVDGIFVTSVRTEANRDAIGKTLVELGEMRGKPPLEAALDLLLQEENAVGMVDFYGLEEHVKAFMARPEMNVCTDGLLGGTPHPRTYGAFPRVLGKYVREEKVMSLEAAVRKMSGKPAETFGIDRRGLLKPGHHADVVLFDPDTVRDQGTYTDPRKHPTGIDLVMINGVIVHGDGATKNPTPPGKVLRPGE, translated from the coding sequence ATGAGCATACGCATAAACAACGCCCGCATCATCGACGGCTCCGGCAAGCCGTCGGTGCCGGGCGGCGTCCGCGTCGAGAACGGCCTCATCACCCATGTAGGGACGGACCTGCCCGAGGCGGACGAAACCATCGACGCCAAGGGCCGCGTGGTCTGCCCCGGCTTCATCGACACCCACTCCCATTCGGACCTGGTGGTCATGGAGGACCCCTTCATCCTGCCCAAGATCCGACAGGGCGTGACCACTGAAATACTCGGACAGGACGGCGTCTCCATGGCCCCCCTGCCGCACCGGCATATCCAGGCGTGGCGCAAGAACCTCGGCGGCCTCGAAGGCGAGTCCGACACTCTTGACTGGGGATGGCAGACTACCGGCGGCTACCTCGATCGTCTCGAACAAGGCGGCGTAGGGACCAACGTCTGCTATCTCGTTCCGCACGGCAACGTGCGCATGGAGGCCATGGGGCTGGACGACCGCAAGGCCGGACCAAACGAACTGCGCCTGCTCCAGGCCGTGCTCCGCCGCGAGCTGGAAGCCGGAGCCTTCGGCCTGTCCACCGGGCTCATCTACCCGCCCTGCACCTATGCGGACAAAGCCGAGATGGAGGCCCTCTGCTCCGTTGCCGCCGAGTTCGGCCGTCCGCTGGTCATCCACCAGCGCAGCGAGGCCGACACCATCCTGGAGTCCATGGCCGAAGTGCTGGACATCGCCCGGAGCACCGGGGTCCACGTCCACTTCTCCCACTTCAAGATCTGCGGCAAGAACAACGCGGACAAGTTCGAACGCGTCCTCGGACTGCTCGACCGGGCCGCCGACGAGGGGCTGAAGGTCACCATCGACCAGTATCCCTATGTGGCCGGGTCCACCATGCTCGGGGCCATCCTTCCCCCATGGGCCCATGCCGGGGGCACGGACAGGCTCCTGGAACGGCTGACCGACGAAACGGCCCGCGCCAGAATGCTCCGCGACATCCGCCAGGGCATCAACGGCTGGGACAACTTCGTGGCCTTCGCGGGCGTGGACGGCATCTTCGTCACCAGCGTACGCACCGAAGCCAACCGCGACGCCATCGGCAAGACCCTGGTGGAGCTGGGCGAGATGCGCGGCAAACCGCCCCTCGAAGCGGCCCTCGATCTCCTGCTCCAGGAGGAAAACGCGGTGGGCATGGTCGACTTCTACGGCCTTGAGGAACACGTCAAGGCATTCATGGCCCGCCCGGAAATGAACGTCTGCACCGACGGTCTCCTCGGCGGCACGCCCCACCCGCGCACCTACGGGGCATTCCCCAGGGTGCTCGGCAAGTACGTGCGCGAGGAAAAGGTCATGTCTCTCGAAGCCGCTGTCCGCAAAATGAGCGGCAAGCCCGCCGAAACCTTCGGCATCGACCGGCGCGGGCTGCTCAAGCCCGGCCATCACGCCGACGTCGTCCTTTTCGATCCGGACACAGTGCGCGACCAGGGCACCTACACCGACCCGCGCAAGCACCCGACCGGCATCGACCTTGTCATGATAAACGGCGTCATCGTCCACGGCGACGGCGCTACAAAAAATCCGACTCCTCCCGGCAAGGTCCTCAGGCCGGGCGAATAG
- a CDS encoding cation:proton antiporter domain-containing protein: protein MGLATDIILIIVFAFFCGLVAQRIGQPIILGYILAGVLLGPHTGGLTVAGVHEIELLAEIGIALLLFALGLEFSFKDLKPVKLVALIGTPLQMLLTIALGVAAGQYMGLDWKASLWLGALASFSSTMVLLKTLMNQGWLGTLSSKVMIGMLIVQDLAVVPMMVILPELNDPVVGLPKLGFAALKAGLFIAAMIVLGTRLLPWLMAHIARLGSRELFLLAIAAIGLGVGYVTYLAGLSFAFGAFVAGMVLSESDFGHQALSDIIPLRDIFGLLFFSSVGMLFDPMFLVDNFRQVFWLLLVICVGKGIIFAILARVFRYRNVVPLAVGLGLFQVGEFSFVLARLGVATGSIDQDLYALILTVTIISMVLTPIVSGQTARLYALRKRWFSHEELEYTNMPKEGLNGHVVILGAGRVGLQIAQILKRFGLTHVVVELDHRRFEQAKKAGIPAVYGDASQEIVLEAAGLRSAAQLIVTVPDLVTTRAIIQNAKSENPDLDIIARSTNREHLHDMKELGADEAVLPELEASLEMSRQSLLRLRKSPVEIQRHTDRIRQEFYSVLADTSDEYRELIQFRGAEQQFDLQWVKLSSSSALVGKSIGESNIRKASGASVVGVVRGGVLKTNPDAAYVLEAGDLVAFIGSDEDRARFCDLSRPETVAADCVA from the coding sequence ATGGGCTTGGCCACGGACATCATCCTCATTATTGTCTTTGCCTTTTTCTGCGGGCTGGTGGCCCAGCGGATAGGGCAGCCGATCATTCTCGGCTACATTCTGGCCGGTGTGCTGCTCGGTCCGCACACCGGCGGACTGACCGTGGCCGGAGTGCACGAGATCGAGCTGCTGGCCGAGATCGGTATCGCCCTGCTGCTTTTCGCCCTCGGGCTCGAATTTTCCTTCAAGGACCTGAAGCCGGTCAAGCTGGTGGCCCTGATAGGCACGCCACTACAAATGCTATTGACCATAGCGTTGGGGGTCGCGGCGGGGCAGTATATGGGGCTCGACTGGAAGGCGTCCCTGTGGCTCGGCGCGCTGGCTTCCTTCTCCAGCACCATGGTCCTGCTCAAGACTCTCATGAACCAGGGATGGCTGGGGACCCTGTCCTCCAAGGTCATGATCGGAATGCTCATCGTCCAGGACCTCGCCGTCGTGCCCATGATGGTCATCCTGCCCGAGCTCAACGACCCGGTGGTGGGGCTGCCCAAGCTCGGCTTCGCGGCTCTCAAGGCCGGGTTGTTCATCGCGGCCATGATCGTTCTCGGCACAAGGCTGCTGCCGTGGCTCATGGCCCACATCGCCCGGCTCGGTTCGCGCGAGCTGTTCCTGTTGGCTATCGCGGCCATCGGCTTGGGCGTAGGCTACGTGACCTATCTGGCCGGGCTGTCTTTCGCCTTCGGGGCGTTCGTGGCGGGCATGGTGCTGAGCGAATCGGATTTCGGCCACCAGGCGTTGAGCGACATCATCCCGTTGCGCGATATCTTCGGGCTGCTCTTCTTTTCCTCGGTGGGAATGCTCTTCGACCCCATGTTCCTGGTCGACAATTTTCGCCAGGTTTTCTGGCTGCTGCTCGTGATCTGTGTGGGCAAGGGGATCATCTTCGCCATTCTCGCGCGGGTCTTCCGCTACCGCAACGTGGTCCCGCTGGCCGTGGGCCTGGGTCTCTTTCAGGTCGGCGAGTTCTCCTTTGTTCTGGCCCGTCTGGGGGTGGCCACCGGCTCCATCGACCAGGACCTCTATGCATTGATTCTCACCGTGACCATCATCTCCATGGTCCTGACGCCGATCGTTTCCGGCCAGACCGCACGGCTCTACGCCCTGCGCAAACGGTGGTTTTCCCACGAGGAACTTGAGTACACCAACATGCCCAAGGAAGGATTGAACGGACACGTCGTCATCCTCGGAGCGGGCCGGGTGGGATTGCAGATCGCCCAGATTCTCAAGCGGTTCGGGCTTACCCACGTGGTTGTTGAGCTGGACCACCGCCGTTTTGAGCAGGCCAAGAAAGCCGGCATTCCGGCCGTGTACGGCGACGCCAGCCAGGAGATTGTCCTCGAAGCAGCCGGACTGCGCAGCGCGGCCCAGCTCATCGTCACCGTGCCCGACCTCGTGACCACGCGGGCCATCATTCAGAACGCCAAGAGTGAAAATCCCGACCTGGACATCATCGCCCGGTCCACCAACCGCGAGCATCTTCACGACATGAAGGAGCTCGGAGCCGACGAGGCCGTGCTTCCGGAGTTGGAAGCGAGCCTGGAGATGTCCCGCCAGTCCCTTTTGCGCCTGCGCAAGTCGCCTGTGGAAATCCAGCGGCACACGGATCGCATCCGCCAGGAATTTTATTCCGTGCTCGCCGATACCAGCGACGAATATCGCGAACTGATCCAGTTTCGGGGTGCGGAGCAACAGTTCGACCTGCAATGGGTCAAGCTGTCTTCGTCCAGTGCCCTGGTCGGGAAATCCATCGGCGAAAGCAATATCAGGAAGGCCTCGGGCGCGTCCGTGGTGGGCGTGGTGCGCGGGGGGGTGCTCAAGACCAATCCGGATGCCGCCTACGTCCTAGAAGCCGGGGACCTCGTCGCGTTCATCGGCAGCGACGAGGACCGCGCGCGCTTCTGCGATCTCTCCCGTCCCGAAACCGTGGCCGCCGACTGCGTGGCGTAA
- a CDS encoding ComEA family DNA-binding protein — translation MKKLIITLCLAAMCMVFAGTAFAQDGIVSFNTASVEDLMAIEDIDVPEELAKAIVDYRKANGAFKSAEDMLKVPGMTQDFMEELNPQVTEDGDVVFDPDAEPALAPSKC, via the coding sequence ATGAAAAAGCTCATCATTACCCTTTGCCTGGCAGCCATGTGCATGGTCTTCGCGGGCACGGCCTTTGCCCAGGACGGCATCGTCAGCTTCAATACCGCCTCGGTCGAAGACCTCATGGCCATTGAGGACATCGACGTTCCGGAAGAACTGGCCAAGGCCATTGTCGACTACCGCAAGGCCAACGGTGCCTTCAAGTCCGCCGAGGACATGCTCAAGGTTCCCGGAATGACTCAGGACTTCATGGAAGAACTCAACCCGCAGGTCACCGAAGATGGCGACGTGGTCTTCGACCCGGACGCCGAGCCCGCGCTCGCTCCTTCCAAGTGCTAA